In Belonocnema kinseyi isolate 2016_QV_RU_SX_M_011 chromosome 4, B_treatae_v1, whole genome shotgun sequence, a single window of DNA contains:
- the LOC117171969 gene encoding multiple inositol polyphosphate phosphatase 1 isoform X2 yields the protein MYAITVFLAFLAYHVTARESDYCLANDNEPYLYFGTKSAYNFMHGNLKPELTCKPIQIFVISRHGTRYPGSKVIPKMKTLLNLRQQIVFNHEERKMGHLCEEDLQNFKFWQLDEHVREDMADFLSPQGEADLKELALRLREGFPSLLKPNDTSRMNSNYLFESTKTQRTEASMEAFIEGLFGSKNAVTPKTAPQNDTLLHANKNCPTWEEATNNEGYYTEVKKFNEGPEMQNVLVNVSRRLGFTENLTLDTVNIMYDMCRFEKAWRIEKVSTWCAAFSKNELRTLEYREDLNYYYYTGPGRDINAKLGCPPMKNMFEHFRKLEGDNYSEEPKGIFYFSHTVTLQTLATLLGIYDNHEKLLASNFKYMAKRQWRTTFVGPFATNFIAVFYKCNDTRSSNIHNKVLLHWAERIVQYEGCNVGLCDWEFLKQKLGKKADECNMDFCYNSGPSIKSNFSDNQL from the exons ATGTACGCAATAACAGTTTTTCTGGCATTTTTGGCATACCATGTTACTGCTCGCGAGTCGGATTACTGCCTCGCTAACGACAATGAGCCATATCTCTACTTTGGCACGAAATCTGCCTACAATTTTATGCACGGAAACCTCAAACCTGAACTCA CATGTAAACCTATTCAAATTTTCGTTATATCGAGGCATGGAACACGATATCCTGGATCAAAGGTGATTCCAAAAATGAAGACGTTATTAAATCTTCGGCAACAAATTGTGTTCAATCATGAAGAACGGAAAA tggGTCATTTGTGTGAGGAAgatttgcagaattttaaattttggcagTTGGACGAACATGTAAGGGAAGATATGGCAGATTTCTTATCACCTCAAGGAGAGGCAGATTTAAAGGAATTAGCACTTCGATTGAGAGAAGGATTTCCAAGTCTTCTTAAGCCAAATGACACCAGTAggatgaattcaaattatttg TTCGAATCCACTAAAACTCAAAGAACAGAAGCTAGTATGGAGGCATTTATCGAGGGATTATTCGGTTCTAAAAATGCAGTAACTCCGAAGACTGCACCGCAAAACGACACATTATTGCAT gcaaataaaaattgtccCACATGGGAAGAAGCCACAAACAATGAAGGATATTACACAGAAGTGAAGAAATTTAATGAGGGCCCGGAGATGCAGAATGTCCTTGTTAATGTTAGTCGTCGACTTGGTTTTACTGAAAATCTTACTTTgg ATACCGTGAATATTATGTATGACATGTGCAGATTTGAAAAAGCTTGGAGAATAGAGAAAGTTTCGACATGGTGTGCTGCATTTAGCAAAAATGAACTTCGAACTCTTGAGTATAGAGAAGATCTCAATTACTATTATTATACTGGACCTGGTCGAGATATAAATGCAAAACTTGGATGTCCTCCAATGAAAAACATGTTCGAACACTTCCG aaaactgGAAGGTGATAACTATTCCGAAGAGCCAAAAGGTATTTTTTACTTCAGTCACACGGTGACTCTACAAACACTGGCCACATTATTAGGAATTTATGATAATCACGAGAAATTATTGgcctcaaattttaaatatatggcCAAACGTCAATGGAGAACTACGTTTGTTGGTCCATTCGCTACTAACTTTATTGCAGTATTTTAcaa ATGCAATGACACTAGATCTTCAAATATACATAATAAAGTATTGCTTCACTGGGCTGAGCGAATTGTGCAATATGAAGGTTGTAACGTAGGTTTATGCgattgggaatttttaaaacaaaaacttggaAAGAAAGCTGACGAATGTAACATGGATTTCTGTTATAATAGTGGGCCTTCGATAAAATCCAATTTCA GCGACAATCAATTATGA
- the LOC117171969 gene encoding multiple inositol polyphosphate phosphatase 1 isoform X1, with protein MYAITVFLAFLAYHVTARESDYCLANDNEPYLYFGTKSAYNFMHGNLKPELTCKPIQIFVISRHGTRYPGSKVIPKMKTLLNLRQQIVFNHEERKMGHLCEEDLQNFKFWQLDEHVREDMADFLSPQGEADLKELALRLREGFPSLLKPNDTSRMNSNYLFESTKTQRTEASMEAFIEGLFGSKNAVTPKTAPQNDTLLHANKNCPTWEEATNNEGYYTEVKKFNEGPEMQNVLVNVSRRLGFTENLTLDTVNIMYDMCRFEKAWRIEKVSTWCAAFSKNELRTLEYREDLNYYYYTGPGRDINAKLGCPPMKNMFEHFRKLEGDNYSEEPKGIFYFSHTVTLQTLATLLGIYDNHEKLLASNFKYMAKRQWRTTFVGPFATNFIAVFYKCNDTRSSNIHNKVLLHWAERIVQYEGCNVGLCDWEFLKQKLGKKADECNMDFCYNSGPSIKSNFSMLNLLFSFFALVSTFNQSFYI; from the exons ATGTACGCAATAACAGTTTTTCTGGCATTTTTGGCATACCATGTTACTGCTCGCGAGTCGGATTACTGCCTCGCTAACGACAATGAGCCATATCTCTACTTTGGCACGAAATCTGCCTACAATTTTATGCACGGAAACCTCAAACCTGAACTCA CATGTAAACCTATTCAAATTTTCGTTATATCGAGGCATGGAACACGATATCCTGGATCAAAGGTGATTCCAAAAATGAAGACGTTATTAAATCTTCGGCAACAAATTGTGTTCAATCATGAAGAACGGAAAA tggGTCATTTGTGTGAGGAAgatttgcagaattttaaattttggcagTTGGACGAACATGTAAGGGAAGATATGGCAGATTTCTTATCACCTCAAGGAGAGGCAGATTTAAAGGAATTAGCACTTCGATTGAGAGAAGGATTTCCAAGTCTTCTTAAGCCAAATGACACCAGTAggatgaattcaaattatttg TTCGAATCCACTAAAACTCAAAGAACAGAAGCTAGTATGGAGGCATTTATCGAGGGATTATTCGGTTCTAAAAATGCAGTAACTCCGAAGACTGCACCGCAAAACGACACATTATTGCAT gcaaataaaaattgtccCACATGGGAAGAAGCCACAAACAATGAAGGATATTACACAGAAGTGAAGAAATTTAATGAGGGCCCGGAGATGCAGAATGTCCTTGTTAATGTTAGTCGTCGACTTGGTTTTACTGAAAATCTTACTTTgg ATACCGTGAATATTATGTATGACATGTGCAGATTTGAAAAAGCTTGGAGAATAGAGAAAGTTTCGACATGGTGTGCTGCATTTAGCAAAAATGAACTTCGAACTCTTGAGTATAGAGAAGATCTCAATTACTATTATTATACTGGACCTGGTCGAGATATAAATGCAAAACTTGGATGTCCTCCAATGAAAAACATGTTCGAACACTTCCG aaaactgGAAGGTGATAACTATTCCGAAGAGCCAAAAGGTATTTTTTACTTCAGTCACACGGTGACTCTACAAACACTGGCCACATTATTAGGAATTTATGATAATCACGAGAAATTATTGgcctcaaattttaaatatatggcCAAACGTCAATGGAGAACTACGTTTGTTGGTCCATTCGCTACTAACTTTATTGCAGTATTTTAcaa ATGCAATGACACTAGATCTTCAAATATACATAATAAAGTATTGCTTCACTGGGCTGAGCGAATTGTGCAATATGAAGGTTGTAACGTAGGTTTATGCgattgggaatttttaaaacaaaaacttggaAAGAAAGCTGACGAATGTAACATGGATTTCTGTTATAATAGTGGGCCTTCGATAAAATCCAATTTCAGTATGTTAAATTTATTGTTCTCATTTTTTGCTCTAGTCAGTACTTTTAATCAaagcttttatatttaa